A single window of Gadus morhua chromosome 22, gadMor3.0, whole genome shotgun sequence DNA harbors:
- the LOC115536149 gene encoding ubiquitin carboxyl-terminal hydrolase 37-like isoform X1, translating into MVPAVAGSELNEVDPTGPPAQTTEFSRPRRFSSLQCQPQRDEVSRLRASSGRSKTQQHQEALGLPNIGNSCFLNASLQCLYSLPCFCSDITGQEDLWSPRRRTKLKLLRYLGELYKSRQGEGSYKGKRRLLWSIKSSLAEFNEEYEHITEQDAHEFLLLLFMKMKMEGETLQEISTSPSYICPVQNFEFRLQCVRTCTSCGDKVFQEEEQNHLSLDLHPSLIAGLQFYFKPSELECTCRQCSGCQTTAVRHFLTLPRVLLLHMKRFHHDGARLRKVTDAVSVPPWLSLASLVGEQGAAAGIDPLRSSYGEGEIASGAKPSANMGKKKVMDSYLMPNRLSFSVVYKTGLLVCFSAAVDHLDSAGDRDRGLQEVHGKDHSNQSTYRLSGMVSHLGESINTGHYVSDVAREDGAGWLTLNDARVTPAETPVLRTREKTAYMLFYVLSGAEEGSHVPLAQNQEPSGAERD; encoded by the exons AT GGTACCTGCAGTAGCTGGGAGTGAGCTCAATGAGGTGGACCCCACTGGGCCTCCTGCCCAGACAACAG AGTTCTCCCGGCCTCGTCGCTTCTCATCTCTGCAGTG TCAGCCTCAGAGGGACGAGGTCAGCCGGCTGCGGGCCTCCTCTGGTAGGAGCAAGACCCAGCAACACCAGGAGGCCCTTGG CTTGCCCAACATTGGAAACAGCTGCTTCCTGAACGCGTCCCTGCAGTGTCTCTACAGCCTGCCCTGCTTCTGCAGTGACATCACGGGGCAGGAGGACCTCTGGAGCCCCCGGAGAAGAACCAAGCTGAAGCTGCTGAG GTACTTGGGGGAGCTATATAAATCCCGGCAGGGTGAGGGCTCCTACAAAGGCAAGCGCCGGCTCCTTTGGTCCATCAAGAGCAGTCTGGCAGAGTTCAACGAGGAGTACGAGCATATCACTGAGCAG GATGCTCATgagttcctgctcctcctcttcatgaagatgaagatggaaGGTGAGACACTGCAGGAGATCTCCACGTCACCCAGCTATATCTGCCCCGTCCAGAACTTTGAGTTCAGACTGCAGTGTGTACGCACCTGCACCAG CTGCGGTGACAAGGTcttccaggaggaggagcagaaccaCTTGTCCTTGGACCTCCACCCGTCGTTGATAGCTGGCCTCCAATTCTACTTCAAA CCTTCAGAGTTGGAGTGCACCTGCCGGCAGTGCTCTGGATGTCAGACAACAGCGGTTCGGCATTTCCTCACTCTGCCCAG AGTGTTACTCCTTCACATGAAGCGCTTCCACCACGACGGGGCACGGTTGAGGAAGGTGACCGATGCTGTCAGCGTTCCTCCATGGCTGTCTCTGGCCTCCCTCGTTGGAGAGCAGGGTGCTGCAGCTGGGATAGACCCACTGAG ATCAAGTTATGGAGAGGGGGAAATCGCATCTGGAGCAAAACCAAGTGCAAACATGGGTAAGAAAAAAGTGATGGATTCCTATCTCATGCCCAACCGCTTGAGTTTTTCAGTTGTGTACAAAACAGGATTGTTGGTGTGTTTCTCAGCAGCAGTGGATCATCTTGACAGTGcaggagacagggacagaggtcTTCAGGAAGTTCATGGG AAGGATCACAGCAACCAGAGCACCTACCGTCTGTCGGGGATGGTCTCTCACCTCGGGGAGAGCATCAACACCG GCCACTACGTCAGTGACGTAGCTCGAGAGGACGGCGCCGGATGGTTGACCCTCAACGACGCCCGTGTGACGCCCGCGGAGACGCCGGtcctgaggaccagagagaagACCGCCTACATGTTGTTTTACGTCCTAAG TGGAGCAGAAGAGGGAAGCCATGTCCCACTGGCTCAGAACCAGGAGCCATCTGGAGCTGAGAGGGACTGA
- the LOC115536149 gene encoding ubiquitin carboxyl-terminal hydrolase 37-like isoform X3, translating to MVPAVAGSELNEVDPTGPPAQTTEFSRPRRFSSLQCQPQRDEVSRLRASSGRSKTQQHQEALGLPNIGNSCFLNASLQCLYSLPCFCSDITGQEDLWSPRRRTKLKLLRYLGELYKSRQGEGSYKGKRRLLWSIKSSLAEFNEEYEHITEQDAHEFLLLLFMKMKMEGETLQEISTSPSYICPVQNFEFRLQCVRTCTSCGDKVFQEEEQNHLSLDLHPSLIAGLQFYFKPSELECTCRQCSGCQTTAVRHFLTLPRVLLLHMKRFHHDGARLRKVTDAVSVPPWLSLASLVGEQGAAAGIDPLRSSYGEGEIASGAKPSANMAVDHLDSAGDRDRGLQEVHGKDHSNQSTYRLSGMVSHLGESINTGHYVSDVAREDGAGWLTLNDARVTPAETPVLRTREKTAYMLFYVLSGAEEGSHVPLAQNQEPSGAERD from the exons AT GGTACCTGCAGTAGCTGGGAGTGAGCTCAATGAGGTGGACCCCACTGGGCCTCCTGCCCAGACAACAG AGTTCTCCCGGCCTCGTCGCTTCTCATCTCTGCAGTG TCAGCCTCAGAGGGACGAGGTCAGCCGGCTGCGGGCCTCCTCTGGTAGGAGCAAGACCCAGCAACACCAGGAGGCCCTTGG CTTGCCCAACATTGGAAACAGCTGCTTCCTGAACGCGTCCCTGCAGTGTCTCTACAGCCTGCCCTGCTTCTGCAGTGACATCACGGGGCAGGAGGACCTCTGGAGCCCCCGGAGAAGAACCAAGCTGAAGCTGCTGAG GTACTTGGGGGAGCTATATAAATCCCGGCAGGGTGAGGGCTCCTACAAAGGCAAGCGCCGGCTCCTTTGGTCCATCAAGAGCAGTCTGGCAGAGTTCAACGAGGAGTACGAGCATATCACTGAGCAG GATGCTCATgagttcctgctcctcctcttcatgaagatgaagatggaaGGTGAGACACTGCAGGAGATCTCCACGTCACCCAGCTATATCTGCCCCGTCCAGAACTTTGAGTTCAGACTGCAGTGTGTACGCACCTGCACCAG CTGCGGTGACAAGGTcttccaggaggaggagcagaaccaCTTGTCCTTGGACCTCCACCCGTCGTTGATAGCTGGCCTCCAATTCTACTTCAAA CCTTCAGAGTTGGAGTGCACCTGCCGGCAGTGCTCTGGATGTCAGACAACAGCGGTTCGGCATTTCCTCACTCTGCCCAG AGTGTTACTCCTTCACATGAAGCGCTTCCACCACGACGGGGCACGGTTGAGGAAGGTGACCGATGCTGTCAGCGTTCCTCCATGGCTGTCTCTGGCCTCCCTCGTTGGAGAGCAGGGTGCTGCAGCTGGGATAGACCCACTGAG ATCAAGTTATGGAGAGGGGGAAATCGCATCTGGAGCAAAACCAAGTGCAAACATGG CAGTGGATCATCTTGACAGTGcaggagacagggacagaggtcTTCAGGAAGTTCATGGG AAGGATCACAGCAACCAGAGCACCTACCGTCTGTCGGGGATGGTCTCTCACCTCGGGGAGAGCATCAACACCG GCCACTACGTCAGTGACGTAGCTCGAGAGGACGGCGCCGGATGGTTGACCCTCAACGACGCCCGTGTGACGCCCGCGGAGACGCCGGtcctgaggaccagagagaagACCGCCTACATGTTGTTTTACGTCCTAAG TGGAGCAGAAGAGGGAAGCCATGTCCCACTGGCTCAGAACCAGGAGCCATCTGGAGCTGAGAGGGACTGA
- the LOC115536149 gene encoding ubiquitin carboxyl-terminal hydrolase 37-like isoform X2, whose translation MVPAVAGSELNEVDPTGPPAQTTEFSRPRRFSSLQCQPQRDEVSRLRASSGRSKTQQHQEALGLPNIGNSCFLNASLQCLYSLPCFCSDITGQEDLWSPRRRTKLKLLRYLGELYKSRQGEGSYKGKRRLLWSIKSSLAEFNEEYEHITEQDAHEFLLLLFMKMKMEGETLQEISTSPSYICPVQNFEFRLQCVRTCTSCGDKVFQEEEQNHLSLDLHPSLIAGLQFYFKPSELECTCRQCSGCQTTAVRHFLTLPRVLLLHMKRFHHDGARLRKVTDAVSVPPWLSLASLVGEQGAAAGIDPLRSSYGEGEIASGAKPSANMAAVDHLDSAGDRDRGLQEVHGKDHSNQSTYRLSGMVSHLGESINTGHYVSDVAREDGAGWLTLNDARVTPAETPVLRTREKTAYMLFYVLSGAEEGSHVPLAQNQEPSGAERD comes from the exons AT GGTACCTGCAGTAGCTGGGAGTGAGCTCAATGAGGTGGACCCCACTGGGCCTCCTGCCCAGACAACAG AGTTCTCCCGGCCTCGTCGCTTCTCATCTCTGCAGTG TCAGCCTCAGAGGGACGAGGTCAGCCGGCTGCGGGCCTCCTCTGGTAGGAGCAAGACCCAGCAACACCAGGAGGCCCTTGG CTTGCCCAACATTGGAAACAGCTGCTTCCTGAACGCGTCCCTGCAGTGTCTCTACAGCCTGCCCTGCTTCTGCAGTGACATCACGGGGCAGGAGGACCTCTGGAGCCCCCGGAGAAGAACCAAGCTGAAGCTGCTGAG GTACTTGGGGGAGCTATATAAATCCCGGCAGGGTGAGGGCTCCTACAAAGGCAAGCGCCGGCTCCTTTGGTCCATCAAGAGCAGTCTGGCAGAGTTCAACGAGGAGTACGAGCATATCACTGAGCAG GATGCTCATgagttcctgctcctcctcttcatgaagatgaagatggaaGGTGAGACACTGCAGGAGATCTCCACGTCACCCAGCTATATCTGCCCCGTCCAGAACTTTGAGTTCAGACTGCAGTGTGTACGCACCTGCACCAG CTGCGGTGACAAGGTcttccaggaggaggagcagaaccaCTTGTCCTTGGACCTCCACCCGTCGTTGATAGCTGGCCTCCAATTCTACTTCAAA CCTTCAGAGTTGGAGTGCACCTGCCGGCAGTGCTCTGGATGTCAGACAACAGCGGTTCGGCATTTCCTCACTCTGCCCAG AGTGTTACTCCTTCACATGAAGCGCTTCCACCACGACGGGGCACGGTTGAGGAAGGTGACCGATGCTGTCAGCGTTCCTCCATGGCTGTCTCTGGCCTCCCTCGTTGGAGAGCAGGGTGCTGCAGCTGGGATAGACCCACTGAG ATCAAGTTATGGAGAGGGGGAAATCGCATCTGGAGCAAAACCAAGTGCAAACATGG CAGCAGTGGATCATCTTGACAGTGcaggagacagggacagaggtcTTCAGGAAGTTCATGGG AAGGATCACAGCAACCAGAGCACCTACCGTCTGTCGGGGATGGTCTCTCACCTCGGGGAGAGCATCAACACCG GCCACTACGTCAGTGACGTAGCTCGAGAGGACGGCGCCGGATGGTTGACCCTCAACGACGCCCGTGTGACGCCCGCGGAGACGCCGGtcctgaggaccagagagaagACCGCCTACATGTTGTTTTACGTCCTAAG TGGAGCAGAAGAGGGAAGCCATGTCCCACTGGCTCAGAACCAGGAGCCATCTGGAGCTGAGAGGGACTGA
- the LOC115536149 gene encoding ubiquitin carboxyl-terminal hydrolase 37-like isoform X4, translated as MVPAVAGSELNEVDPTGPPAQTTEFSRPRRFSSLQCQPQRDEVSRLRASSGRSKTQQHQEALGLPNIGNSCFLNASLQCLYSLPCFCSDITGQEDLWSPRRRTKLKLLRYLGELYKSRQGEGSYKGKRRLLWSIKSSLAEFNEEYEHITEQDAHEFLLLLFMKMKMEGETLQEISTSPSYICPVQNFEFRLQCVRTCTSCGDKVFQEEEQNHLSLDLHPSLIAGLQFYFKPSELECTCRQCSGCQTTAVRHFLTLPRVLLLHMKRFHHDGARLRKVTDAVSVPPWLSLASLVGEQGAAAGIDPLRSSYGEGEIASGAKPSANMEGSQQPEHLPSVGDGLSPRGEHQHRPLRQ; from the exons AT GGTACCTGCAGTAGCTGGGAGTGAGCTCAATGAGGTGGACCCCACTGGGCCTCCTGCCCAGACAACAG AGTTCTCCCGGCCTCGTCGCTTCTCATCTCTGCAGTG TCAGCCTCAGAGGGACGAGGTCAGCCGGCTGCGGGCCTCCTCTGGTAGGAGCAAGACCCAGCAACACCAGGAGGCCCTTGG CTTGCCCAACATTGGAAACAGCTGCTTCCTGAACGCGTCCCTGCAGTGTCTCTACAGCCTGCCCTGCTTCTGCAGTGACATCACGGGGCAGGAGGACCTCTGGAGCCCCCGGAGAAGAACCAAGCTGAAGCTGCTGAG GTACTTGGGGGAGCTATATAAATCCCGGCAGGGTGAGGGCTCCTACAAAGGCAAGCGCCGGCTCCTTTGGTCCATCAAGAGCAGTCTGGCAGAGTTCAACGAGGAGTACGAGCATATCACTGAGCAG GATGCTCATgagttcctgctcctcctcttcatgaagatgaagatggaaGGTGAGACACTGCAGGAGATCTCCACGTCACCCAGCTATATCTGCCCCGTCCAGAACTTTGAGTTCAGACTGCAGTGTGTACGCACCTGCACCAG CTGCGGTGACAAGGTcttccaggaggaggagcagaaccaCTTGTCCTTGGACCTCCACCCGTCGTTGATAGCTGGCCTCCAATTCTACTTCAAA CCTTCAGAGTTGGAGTGCACCTGCCGGCAGTGCTCTGGATGTCAGACAACAGCGGTTCGGCATTTCCTCACTCTGCCCAG AGTGTTACTCCTTCACATGAAGCGCTTCCACCACGACGGGGCACGGTTGAGGAAGGTGACCGATGCTGTCAGCGTTCCTCCATGGCTGTCTCTGGCCTCCCTCGTTGGAGAGCAGGGTGCTGCAGCTGGGATAGACCCACTGAG ATCAAGTTATGGAGAGGGGGAAATCGCATCTGGAGCAAAACCAAGTGCAAACATGG AAGGATCACAGCAACCAGAGCACCTACCGTCTGTCGGGGATGGTCTCTCACCTCGGGGAGAGCATCAACACCG GCCACTACGTCAGTGA
- the LOC115536258 gene encoding ubiquitin carboxyl-terminal hydrolase 37-like, translating into MVPAVAGSELNEVDPTGPPAQTTEFSRPRRFSSLQCQPQRDEVSRLRASSGRSKTQQHQEALGLPNIGNSCFLNASLQCLYSLPCFCSDITGQEDLWSPRRRTKLKLLRYLGELYKSRQGEGSYKGKRRLLWSIKSSLAEFNEEYEHITEQDAHEFLLLLFMKMKMEGETLQEISKSPSYICPVQNFEFRLQCVRTCTSCGDKVFQEEEQNHLSLDLHPSLIAGLQFYFKPSELECTCRQCSGCQATAVRHFLTLPRVLLLHMKRFHHDGARLRKVTDAVSVPPWLSLASLVGEQGAAARIDPLR; encoded by the exons AT GGTACCTGCAGTAGCTGGGAGTGAGCTCAATGAGGTGGACCCCACTGGGCCTCCTGCCCAGACAACAG AGTTCTCCCGGCCTCGTCGCTTCTCATCTCTGCAGTG TCAGCCTCAGAGGGACGAGGTCAGCCGGCTGCGGGCCTCCTCTGGTAGGAGCAAGACCCAGCAACACCAGGAGGCCCTTGG CTTGCCCAACATTGGAAACAGCTGCTTCCTGAACGCGTCCCTGCAGTGTCTCTACAGCCTGCCCTGCTTCTGCAGTGACATCACGGGGCAGGAGGACCTCTGGAGCCCCCGGAGAAGAACCAAGCTGAAGCTGCTGAG GTACTTGGGGGAGCTATATAAATCCCGGCAGGGTGAGGGCTCCTACAAAGGCAAGCGCCGGCTCCTTTGGTCCATCAAGAGCAGTCTGGCAGAGTTCAACGAGGAGTACGAGCATATCACTGAGCAG GATGCTCATgagttcctgctcctcctcttcatgaagatgaagatggaaGGTGAGACACTGCAGGAGATCTCCAAGTCACCCAGCTATATCTGCCCCGTCCAGAACTTTGAGTTCAGACTGCAGTGTGTACGCACCTGCACCAG CTGCGGTGACAAGGTcttccaggaggaggagcagaaccaCTTGTCCTTGGACCTCCACCCGTCGTTGATAGCTGGCCTCCAATTCTACTTCAAA CCTTCAGAGTTGGAGTGCACCTGCCGGCAGTGCTCTGGATGCCAGGCAACAGCGGTTCGGCATTTCCTCACTCTGCCCAG AGTGTTACTCCTTCACATGAAGCGCTTCCACCACGACGGGGCACGGTTGAGGAAGGTGACCGATGCTGTCAGCGTTCCTCCATGGCTGTCTCTGGCCTCCCTCGTTGGAGAGCAGGGTGCTGCAGCTAGGATAGACCCACTGAGGTAA